In Rhizobium rhododendri, a genomic segment contains:
- a CDS encoding ABC transporter permease, protein MTEAALSSISPQRQPNVVFAAFRRNSYSWIGIGLLTSIILLAVLAPAIAPYDPLKQNILHRLSAPSAQFWMGTDSYGRDVLSRLLYGARISLSIGFLSVMIAMVVGSIIGILAGYIGGIFDQIIMGIVDVMLSFPTLLLGLMVAAMLGASFENLIIAIAITETAPFARVARAPTIAVKRREFVEAGKSLGFSPIRIMGVHILPNILSDIVVVASLWMASAIRTEASLAFIGLGVRPPTATWGGMIREGFENILSAWWLVLFPSLAILLTVLALNILGDALRDAIDPKTRSAQ, encoded by the coding sequence ATGACCGAAGCCGCCCTTTCTTCCATCTCGCCGCAGCGACAACCGAATGTGGTTTTTGCGGCTTTCCGTCGCAACAGTTATTCATGGATCGGCATAGGCCTGCTCACGTCGATCATTCTCCTTGCTGTTTTGGCTCCTGCCATCGCGCCATATGATCCGTTGAAGCAGAATATTCTTCACCGCCTCAGCGCACCTTCCGCACAATTCTGGATGGGAACGGACAGCTACGGCCGGGATGTTCTCAGCCGGCTATTGTATGGGGCGAGAATTTCGCTCTCGATCGGCTTTCTGTCGGTGATGATCGCCATGGTCGTCGGTTCGATCATCGGTATATTGGCAGGCTATATTGGCGGTATCTTCGACCAGATCATCATGGGGATTGTCGATGTGATGCTCTCCTTTCCGACCCTGCTGCTGGGTCTGATGGTTGCCGCAATGTTAGGTGCCAGTTTCGAGAATCTCATCATCGCCATTGCGATTACGGAAACAGCGCCTTTTGCCAGAGTAGCCCGTGCGCCAACAATCGCGGTCAAACGCCGCGAATTCGTCGAGGCTGGCAAATCGCTCGGTTTTTCGCCAATTCGCATTATGGGCGTTCATATTCTGCCGAACATCCTTTCCGACATCGTCGTTGTAGCATCGCTTTGGATGGCATCGGCCATTCGAACCGAAGCATCCCTGGCGTTCATCGGTCTTGGGGTGCGGCCTCCAACCGCGACATGGGGGGGTATGATACGGGAAGGTTTCGAGAATATTCTTAGCGCCTGGTGGCTCGTACTGTTTCCGTCCCTTGCGATACTCCTGACCGTACTCGCATTGAATATTCTG